One genomic region from Anguilla rostrata isolate EN2019 chromosome 2, ASM1855537v3, whole genome shotgun sequence encodes:
- the fam234a gene encoding protein FAM234A: protein MPDPTDSTTEAQPLKGEEAAQGSPHPGGKKDSCWSRLGLSRLSNWRTASFFLSLFLCLIVVFAFSFIIPCPVRPVYLRTWNHTFPLAATYDFLAITDANSDKVLDVLFVIKAPEGSLNISCVNQSLPTPCVFMSAVAGTNGETLWERPLAPEFHWAQCGLEGLGTVGAGCLLSHANQLTAVNHQSGEILWQLAHPPTFTSKLPVLSVPDLDNDGVSDLVLIGPGQAETRLVILSGKTGAQIGSEVVVDSDEASTHRLYTTAKGSHYVLLQKDSGVYAKALWKMAAQAKAGSEKSLKKDQGWEKKSSPESGEVLLYKSDSVQHVLRIAHGSKTSDLVVVTQGSVEAVKGDSLQSLWRTNISRLLSEPSLGHFNKDGTPDVVIEEDIGNGTKRVVILDGSTGGVLWEVNMWPRPNTPRPSAINTISSFSVFVLWGEMPSETNSSNSASEERFSYMLNPQYPSVLLEKSNIVDHIIAFKATLLERGRHACYIMLMGPQGEGLQGTVVLSKRKLKEDVPESRVLRLGVSPDEESDAEIKEAFDKLRFSKEV from the exons ATGCCGGACCCCACAGACAGCACCACAGAGGCCCAGCCGCtgaagggggaggaggcagCGCAGGGGTCTCCCCACCCCGGCGGGAAGAAGGACAGCTGCTGGAGCCGCCTGGGGCTGTCTCGCCTGTCCAACTGGCGCACAGCAagcttcttcctctccctcttcctctgcctcatcGTCGTCTTTGCCTTCTCCTTCATCATCCCCTGCCCGGTGCGGCCCGTCTACCTGCGCACGTGGAACCACACCTTCCCGCTGGCAG CTACGTATGACTTCCTGGCTATCACAGATGCAAACAGTGACAAAGTCTTGGATGTACTGTTCGTCATCAAAGCTCCGGAAGGAAGTCTAAACATATCATGTGTCAATCAAA GTCTCCCCACTCCCTGTGTGTTCATGTCGGCGGTGGCGGGGACCAACGGGGAGACGCTGTGGGAGCGGCCGCTGGCCCCGGAGTTCCACTGGGCGCAGTGTGGCCTGGAGGGGCTGGGCACCGTGGGTGCCGGCTGCCTGCTGTCGCACGCCAACCAGCTGACCGCCGTCAACCATCAGAGCG GAGAGATCTTATGGCAGCTGgcacacccccccaccttcaCCAGTAAGCTGCCTGTACTGTCAGTACCAGACCTTGACAACGATGGTGTGAGTGATTTGGTTCTCATTGGACCGGGACAAGCAGAG ACTCGGCTGGTGATTCTGTCAGGGAAGACTGGGGCTCAGATCGGATCGGAGGTGGTCGTGGACTCGGACGAGGCCTCCACACACCGCCTGTACACCACAGCCAAAGGCTCCCACTACGTCCTGCTTCAGAAAG ACTCTGGGGTGTACGCTAAGGCTCTGTGGAAGATGGCAGCCCAGGCCAAAGCTGGCAGTGAAAAGAGTCTGAAGAAGGACCAGGGCTGGGAGAAGAAGAGCAGCCCTGAATCAGGCGAAGTGCTGCTGTACAA ATCTGATTCAGTGCAGCATGTGTTGAGGATAGCCCACGGGAGCAAGACCTCCGACCTGGTGGTGGTGACGCAGGGCAGCGTGGAGGCTGTGAAAGGGGACAGCCTGCAGTCACTGTGGAGAACCAACATCAGCAGGCTACTGAG TGAGCCTTCCCTGGGGCATTTTAACAAGGACGGGACCCCTGATGTGGTGATAGAGGAGGACATTGGTAACGGCACTAAACGA GTGGTCATACTGGATGGGAGCACGGGAGGAGTGCTGTGGGAAGTCAACATGTGGCCGAGACCCAACACACCCCGGCCGTCTGCAATCAACACCATCAGCTCGTTCTCGGTCTTTGTCTTATGGGGAGAGATGCCCTCTGAGACCAACTCCTCA AACTCTGCAAGCGAGGAACGTTTCTCTTACATGCTCAACCCACAATACCCCAGTGTGCTTCTAGAGAAGAGCAACATCGTCGACCACATCATAGCATTCAAGG CGACCCTGCTGGAGAGGGGCCGCCACGCCTGCTACATCATGCTGATGGGgccgcagggggaggggctgcaggGGACAGTGGTGCTCAGCAAGCGCAAGCTGAAGGAGGACGTCCCGGAGAGCAGGGTCCTCAGGCTGGGGGTGAGCCCAGACGAAGAATCCGACGCGGAGATCAAAGAGGCCTTCGACAAGCTGCGCTTCAGCAAGGAAGTTTAA
- the LOC135248056 gene encoding cytochrome c oxidase subunit 6B1, whose translation MAEDIQAKLERYRTAPFDARFPNQNQTRNCWQNYLDYHRCQKALTNKGVDVAPCDWYKRVYKSLCPISWTTKWDDQRDEGTFPGKI comes from the exons ATGGCAGAGGACATTCAAGCTAAGCTGGAGAGGTACCGCACTGCACCGTTTGATGCCAGATTCCCAAACCAAAATCAAACCAGGAACTGTTGGCAGAACTATCTTG ATTACCATCGCTGCCAAAAGGCCCTGACTAACAAAGGTGTGGATGTTGCCCCATGTGACTGGTACAAGAGGGTCTACAAATCGCTGTGCCCCATATCATGG ACTACGAAGTGGGATGACCAGAGGGATGAGGGAACGTTCCCTGGGAAGATCTGA